The following DNA comes from Vibrio gigantis.
CAAGGTTCACCCATACGGTGCGTAATGCCCGCTGAGTGATTACCACAGCACATAAAGTGCTTTGATAATTAAATCGTTTCTAAAAGCCGACTTTATTAAGTCGGCTTTTTAATACCTGTAATTTGAGGGGCGATACCAATCACAGTAAGTAAGTGATCAAAAATAGCGCCGGAAAAATGCTTGAGAACAAGGCAGAATTTTTCGATAAGTAGTTACTCTACAATCAAAAATTCTAACGAAGTTATCGAGTATTTTAACAAGCTAGAGTGAGCAGTGAGTTACTACGATTGGTATATAGCTTTCTGTGATGATCTTTTGAACGCCATCTGGCAAAATATTGCCCATTAGCGGCAAGTTTTGTCTAAAGCGATACGCTGAGTTGCCGATACAGATATCATAGTGAGTGAAATGTAATTGAGTTTGGGTTATCTAAACGGCTCGATGCGTTTTTAAAACCGATAATAGAGTGCAGGTATGAAGCTACGAATTGTGGCAGCTTCATTGATAATGGCGCTGAGCTCACCCTTGAGTCATGCAAATTTGGCTGATGTGGGAGAGCCCGTTCCAATATATACAGAAGCTGAACTGATTAATTTAATCGAAAAAAACCAACATCTAGAGCGAGTGAAAGCTGATAAGTGCCAGTTAGTTGAAGATATCGTTGCTCGTGCAACGCGTATCAGCTTGCCTTCTTATGAGTTTTTATACGGCGATATGTTGGCTTGGGGTGTGTGTGTTCCACAAGATGTAGAGCTTGGTCTTTACTATATGGAAAACGCAGCACATCAAGGTTTACCAGCGGCGCTTGAGCAGTTAGGGCGTTATTATTCTCGTGGCACCTTGGTGCAACAAGACAAAGAGCGCGCGATTCCGTATCTACGTGAAGCGGCGTCTATGGGCAACTTAAGTGCGAGTATTCACTTAGCTGAACTGCTGTTGCGCGACTATGGTAGTCCGCTGGATTATGAAGATGCTTACCGTTGGTTATATAACTCGGTAACAGCAGACCAAAGACAGCACAAGCGTATTACAGTGCTTAGAAGTGGCTTAGAACAAAGAATGCCAGACAATATTATTGCTCGAGCAAAACGTCGAGACGTGTTCTGGTAATTGAGAAGGCTATTGAAGGTTGATGATTAACTCCTGCACTCGTTAATCATCTGTCTTGATATAGAAAGATATCGATATAAAAAGACCTCATAGGTAAATACCTATGAGGTCTTTTTTTGATCTGAACGGAAAACCGTTTATCTCATTCGATGACGTTATTGAACAACTTCACCAGATTCAATCACCGTCTTACGAACGATTTTGGTAAAATCGAGCGCTTCTTGGCGGATCTTATCTTCGTCTACCGTTAGCATGTCGCGATCTTGCATGATGATCTTGCCATCAACGATGGTGTGACGAACGTTACCTGAGTTCGCTGAATATACTAACGCTGAATATGGGTTGTATACAGGTACCATGTTCGGAGCCTTAGTGTCGATCACTATGATGTCCGCTAGCTTACCTGCTTCAAGAGAACCGATCTTATCTTCCATGTGTAGCGCTTTTGCTGCACCCATTGTCGCCATGTCGATCACTTTGATCGGCGGCATCGCTGCACGATCTTTGTTTACTAGCTTGTGAACTTTAGCCACTTGGTTGAACTCATCAATCGTGCTTAGAGTGTTACCCGACATTGGGCCATCAGTACCTAAACCAATACGCACGTTCTCGTCATACATCTTCAATGCAGGCGATACACCTTTTGCTGACTTGATGTTCGCACTCATGTTGTGTGCGACACCCATGTCAGACTCTTTCACCAGTTTAATGTCTTCGTCATCGATCAAAATCATGTGTGCGCCCACCAAGTTTTTGTTGAGTGCACCGATGCTGTCCATGTATTGAACCGGAGAAAGTCCTTCTGAACGCTCAGCGATTTTCTCTTCTTCACGGTGTGATTCGGCAAGGTGAATCATTACAGGTACATCTAACTCTAGAGAGAGTTTCGAGATCTTTTGCAGGATCTCTGTGGTATTGGTGTAAGGAGCGTGCGGTGCAAACGCTGGTGTGATTCGCGGGTGATCTTTGTATTCCTCAATGAAGTTCAATGCGTACTTAATGCCTTCTTCAGCGTTAGCTGCATCAGCAACCGGGAACTTAATAACAGTCTCACCTAGGATGGCACGCATACCGATCTTATCGACGGTTTTTGCGACTTCATCTTCGAAGTAGTACATGTCGGCGTAAGTTGTCACACCGCCTTTGACCATTTCAACGTTACCTAGGTTGGCACCAATGCGTACCATATCGCGTGATACCAACTTCTTCTCTAGTGGGAAGATGTAGCGGTGTAGTCGATCTGGCACATCATCGGCCAGCGAACGGAAAACCGTCATTGATACGTGAGTATGAGTATTGATCAGACCTGGCATAACGATATCGCCATCAACATCTAATACTTGCTTAGCTTGATACTGCTTCTCTAGTGAAGCATCACCAACCGCAATGATTTTGTTGTCTTTGACGACAACAGTACCGCTCTCATAAACCGTTTTGTCTTGGTTCATGGTCAGAACCATCGCATCGGTAATCATCAGGTCAGCTTTTTCCATTGCTGAACTCGCAAATGGGAATAGAGCTAGGCTTGCCATTGCTGAAGCCAATAGGGTGCGTTTTAGTTTCATATCATACTCAGAACAGGAGTTGGTAAAGTGCGTGGATAATAGTGTATTTCATTCATAGCGCAAACGTTTGTTTTATCGTTTGCTTGAAATTTTGATGATAGTCCACGTCTATGAAGTGATGTTTCATAAAGTGAAGATATGTATCAATCTGAGGTTATTTGAGTGTTTTCCAAAGCATATCTGTAGCTTACCTCTAGCATCAGATATACTAGGGGTATATACCTTCCTTGCTTAAGCAGGCCCGCCTATGTCAAAAAACACACCAATGTCAGAAAACACGACCGCAACGACTAATGTTGATCCTTTCGCCGACCGAGAGTCGAAAAATTACGATAACCCAGTGCCAAGCCGAGAGTTCATTATTTCGTTTCTAACAGACGCGAATATTCCGATGAACCGCAACGATCTATTCGAAGCTTTGGGTCTTGCTGGAGAGGAACAATATGAAGGGCTGCGTCGTCGTTTACGTGCAATGGAGCGTGATGGACAGCTTATCTTTACCCGTCGTCAGTGTTACGCATTGCCTGAGAAGATGGAACTGATTAAAGGCTATGTGATTGGTCATAAAGACGGTCATGGTTGGGTTCGCCCAGACGGCAGTGTTGGTAAAGATAATGATATCGTGCTGCCACATCATCAGATGAAAACCATCATGCACGGTGATTACGTATTGGTTCAGCCTACTGACAATAGTAAGCGTGGCCGTCGTGAAGGCCGCTTGGTTCGTGTGCTTGAAGAGCGTAAAACGCCACTTGTTGGTCGCTTCTTCTTAGAGTACGGCCATTCTTACGTCGTTGCTGATGATTCGCGTATTAGTCATGACATCCAGATCCCCACAGAGCATAAAGGCGGTGCTCGAATGGGTAATGTGGTTGTGATTGAAATTACTGATCGCGGTGGTCGTTCTCGTAACATGATGGGTAAAGTGACGGAAGTGCTTGGTGAGAACATGGCTCCGGGTATGGAAACGCAGATCGCGATCCGCACTCACCAGATCCCACAAGAGTGGCCTGAAGCAGTAGATAAGCAAATCGAAAACCTAGGTGAACATGTTCCTGAAGAAGCAAAAGAAGGACGTGTTGACCTGCGTAAATTGCCATTGGTTACCATTGACGGTGAAGATGCTCGTGACTTCGATGATGCCGTTTACTGTGAAGCGAAGAAAGGCGGAGGCTGGCGCCTATGGGTAGCGATTGCTGACGTAAGTTACTATGTTCGCCCAGATACAGCGCTAGACAAAGAGGCGATTAACCGTGGTAACTCGGTATACTTCCCGTCACAAGTTGTGCCAATGCTGCCAGAAGTACTTTCTAACGGCTTATGTTCGTTGAACCCTCAAGTAGACCGTTTATGTATGGTGTGTGAGATGACAATCTCAGACAAAGGTAAGCTGTCGGGTTACAAACACTACGAAGCGGTAATGAATTCTCATGCTCGTCTTACGTATAACAAAGTAGGCGCGATTCTAGATGGTAATGAAGAACTTCGTGAGCGCTACGAGCCAGAAGTTCCGCATCTTGAAGAGCTGCACAAAATGTACAAGGTGCTTAAGAAAACGCGCGATGAGCGTGGTGCGATTGAATTTGAAACCGTTGAAACTAAATTTATCTTCAATGCAGATCGTAAGATCGACCGTATTGAACCGGTAGTACGTAACGACGCACACAAGATCATCGAAGAATGTATGATTTTAGCGAATATCGCATCGGCATCTTACGTAGAAAAAGCAAAAGAGCCTGCCCTGTATCGTGTTCACGAAACTCCGGGAGAAGAGCGCTTAATGGGCTTCAAGAGCTTCTTAAGTGAATTAGGTTTAACACTG
Coding sequences within:
- the rnr gene encoding ribonuclease R produces the protein MSKNTPMSENTTATTNVDPFADRESKNYDNPVPSREFIISFLTDANIPMNRNDLFEALGLAGEEQYEGLRRRLRAMERDGQLIFTRRQCYALPEKMELIKGYVIGHKDGHGWVRPDGSVGKDNDIVLPHHQMKTIMHGDYVLVQPTDNSKRGRREGRLVRVLEERKTPLVGRFFLEYGHSYVVADDSRISHDIQIPTEHKGGARMGNVVVIEITDRGGRSRNMMGKVTEVLGENMAPGMETQIAIRTHQIPQEWPEAVDKQIENLGEHVPEEAKEGRVDLRKLPLVTIDGEDARDFDDAVYCEAKKGGGWRLWVAIADVSYYVRPDTALDKEAINRGNSVYFPSQVVPMLPEVLSNGLCSLNPQVDRLCMVCEMTISDKGKLSGYKHYEAVMNSHARLTYNKVGAILDGNEELRERYEPEVPHLEELHKMYKVLKKTRDERGAIEFETVETKFIFNADRKIDRIEPVVRNDAHKIIEECMILANIASASYVEKAKEPALYRVHETPGEERLMGFKSFLSELGLTLEGGLSPSPVDYAQLMQQINEREDRELIQTMLLRSMKQAVYNADNAGHFGLALKRYAHFTSPIRRYPDLLLHRALKYLIAKEGGRNSERWTPTGGYHYTFDDMDFYGEQCSMTERRADDATREVNDWLKCEYMQDHVGEVMDGVIANVTGFGFFVRLTELHIDGLVHISALANDYYQFDAVGQRLVGESSGNIYRLGDSVKVKVSAVNLETRQIDFDLEDTDRQPRGKGKTAKKRAAEAMKKAKSKKRSAVKSNKPGVSAKPMVEPTKRPDGSSESSAKKKKPANKTGAAKARAKKKRAASRKPKTDKS
- a CDS encoding amidohydrolase, yielding MKLKRTLLASAMASLALFPFASSAMEKADLMITDAMVLTMNQDKTVYESGTVVVKDNKIIAVGDASLEKQYQAKQVLDVDGDIVMPGLINTHTHVSMTVFRSLADDVPDRLHRYIFPLEKKLVSRDMVRIGANLGNVEMVKGGVTTYADMYYFEDEVAKTVDKIGMRAILGETVIKFPVADAANAEEGIKYALNFIEEYKDHPRITPAFAPHAPYTNTTEILQKISKLSLELDVPVMIHLAESHREEEKIAERSEGLSPVQYMDSIGALNKNLVGAHMILIDDEDIKLVKESDMGVAHNMSANIKSAKGVSPALKMYDENVRIGLGTDGPMSGNTLSTIDEFNQVAKVHKLVNKDRAAMPPIKVIDMATMGAAKALHMEDKIGSLEAGKLADIIVIDTKAPNMVPVYNPYSALVYSANSGNVRHTIVDGKIIMQDRDMLTVDEDKIRQEALDFTKIVRKTVIESGEVVQ
- the motX gene encoding flagellar protein MotX, with product MKLRIVAASLIMALSSPLSHANLADVGEPVPIYTEAELINLIEKNQHLERVKADKCQLVEDIVARATRISLPSYEFLYGDMLAWGVCVPQDVELGLYYMENAAHQGLPAALEQLGRYYSRGTLVQQDKERAIPYLREAASMGNLSASIHLAELLLRDYGSPLDYEDAYRWLYNSVTADQRQHKRITVLRSGLEQRMPDNIIARAKRRDVFW